One segment of Bacillus alkalisoli DNA contains the following:
- the pstC gene encoding phosphate ABC transporter permease subunit PstC: MNINSIAEKVMPKVLLLVATISILTTIGIVFTLLSETVEFFKRVPFLDFFTGTTLRPLGENAQFGVLPLITGTLISTLIAMLVAIPIGLMAAVYLSEYASDKTRRTLKPILEVLAGIPTIVYGFFAFTFVTPILREVIPSLQATNILSPGIVMGIMIIPMVASLSEDAMSAVPNSMREGALALGSTKLEVSWKVVIPAAISGIIASFVLAISRAIGETMIVTIASGSTKNFTFDVTQSMQTMTAYIVEVTGGDAPAGSTLYYSLYAVAMTLFVFTLVMNLFAQYISRKYREEY; this comes from the coding sequence ATGAACATAAATAGCATTGCTGAAAAAGTTATGCCCAAAGTGTTGTTGCTTGTCGCAACGATATCTATCTTAACTACTATTGGGATCGTATTTACGCTCTTATCAGAAACAGTTGAGTTTTTTAAAAGAGTTCCATTCTTAGACTTTTTCACAGGAACGACTTTAAGACCATTAGGTGAAAATGCTCAATTTGGCGTGTTACCACTTATTACAGGTACATTAATTTCCACACTAATCGCAATGCTAGTAGCAATACCAATTGGTTTAATGGCTGCTGTATATTTAAGTGAATATGCATCGGATAAAACTAGAAGAACATTAAAACCAATATTAGAAGTATTAGCTGGTATTCCTACAATTGTATATGGTTTCTTTGCTTTTACGTTTGTTACACCAATTTTAAGAGAAGTAATTCCTAGTCTTCAAGCAACGAATATCCTCAGTCCGGGTATAGTTATGGGGATTATGATTATTCCAATGGTTGCTTCTTTATCTGAAGATGCAATGAGTGCCGTACCTAATTCGATGAGAGAAGGAGCACTTGCGCTTGGATCTACAAAATTAGAAGTTTCATGGAAAGTAGTTATTCCTGCAGCTATCTCAGGTATCATCGCATCATTTGTATTAGCAATTTCACGTGCAATCGGAGAAACAATGATTGTTACTATTGCTAGTGGTAGTACGAAAAATTTCACGTTTGATGTTACGCAATCTATGCAAACGATGACGGCTTACATTGTGGAAGTAACAGGTGGGGACGCACCAGCAGGTTCAACCCTTTACTATAGCTTATATGCTGTTGCAATGACACTATTTGTATTTACATTAGTTATGAACTTATTTGCACAGTATATTTCTCGTAAATATAGGGAGGAGTATTAA
- the pstA gene encoding phosphate ABC transporter permease PstA — MKYVDVAQVQKKMNTRLLINSLAKYIFLMATLVGLVVLVILFYRVISQSMGWIDFQFITGKLSTMADRAGIMGAILGTLWLMAVVAPVTMLLGVGTAIYLEEYAKKGKLQQFLQTNIANLAGVPSIVFGILGLTIFVRTANLGGVVLAGGLTMSLLVLPIVVVASQEAIRAVPGFLREASYGMGATKWQTIKNVVLPASLPGILTGTILALSRAIGETAPLVVIGIPALLIPFPGGFMDRFTALPMQIYYWTIDSALVAEYVNLAAATIVVLLLVLLLMNSIAVFIRNKYQRRF; from the coding sequence ATGAAATACGTTGATGTGGCCCAAGTACAAAAAAAGATGAATACAAGATTACTAATAAATAGCTTAGCGAAATATATATTTTTAATGGCTACTCTAGTTGGATTAGTAGTTTTAGTCATTCTATTTTACCGTGTTATTTCACAAAGTATGGGTTGGATAGACTTTCAATTTATTACGGGTAAACTTTCAACGATGGCAGACCGTGCAGGGATTATGGGTGCCATTTTAGGTACGTTATGGTTAATGGCTGTTGTAGCCCCTGTTACGATGTTGCTAGGTGTTGGTACAGCGATTTATCTAGAAGAATATGCGAAAAAAGGTAAGCTGCAACAGTTCTTGCAAACAAATATCGCTAATTTAGCTGGTGTTCCATCTATCGTTTTCGGAATTTTAGGCTTAACGATTTTTGTAAGGACAGCCAACTTAGGTGGTGTAGTACTTGCTGGGGGACTAACGATGTCTTTATTAGTACTTCCTATCGTGGTAGTAGCTAGTCAAGAAGCAATTAGAGCAGTGCCAGGGTTTTTAAGAGAAGCCTCCTATGGAATGGGTGCAACGAAATGGCAAACAATTAAAAATGTTGTTTTACCTGCATCATTACCAGGAATTTTAACAGGCACAATTTTAGCATTATCTAGAGCAATTGGTGAAACAGCTCCATTAGTAGTAATTGGTATTCCAGCATTATTAATCCCTTTCCCAGGTGGATTTATGGATCGCTTTACAGCCTTACCAATGCAAATATACTATTGGACAATTGATTCAGCTCTTGTTGCAGAATATGTAAACTTGGCAGCCGCTACAATTGTAGTGTTACTTTTAGTTTTATTATTAATGAACTCAATTGCTGTGTTTATTCGAAATAAATATCAAAGAAGATTCTAA
- the pstB gene encoding phosphate ABC transporter ATP-binding protein PstB, giving the protein MAVTTIEREKKNVQIQTSVNLTANNNIQNKKIVYDTKDLNLWYGKDHALKNINLSIYENEVTAIIGPSGCGKSTYIKTLNRMVELVPIVRISGNIQYREKSIFSKDFRVEELRTNVGMVFQKPNPFPKSIYENIIYGPKIHGIRNKKVLDEIVEKSLRGAAIWDEVKDRLHENAYGLSGGQQQRLCIARCLAIEPDVILMDEPTSALDPISTLKVEELVQELKKEYSIIIVTHNMQQAARISDKTAFFLNGEVVEYANTDKIFSNPSDKRTEDYITGRFG; this is encoded by the coding sequence ATGGCAGTAACAACGATCGAACGTGAAAAAAAGAACGTACAAATACAAACTTCTGTAAATTTAACTGCAAATAATAATATTCAAAATAAAAAAATCGTTTACGATACGAAAGATTTAAACTTATGGTATGGCAAAGACCATGCTTTAAAAAATATAAATCTATCTATATATGAAAATGAAGTAACAGCTATCATTGGACCATCAGGCTGTGGTAAATCAACCTATATTAAAACGTTAAATAGAATGGTAGAACTTGTACCGATTGTCCGTATTTCTGGTAATATTCAATATAGAGAAAAAAGTATTTTCAGTAAGGATTTTCGTGTAGAAGAATTAAGAACGAATGTAGGAATGGTTTTCCAAAAGCCAAATCCATTTCCAAAATCAATTTATGAAAATATTATATATGGCCCTAAAATTCACGGTATTCGTAACAAAAAAGTGTTAGATGAAATTGTAGAAAAAAGCTTACGAGGTGCAGCCATTTGGGACGAAGTAAAAGATAGACTGCATGAAAATGCGTACGGTCTTTCTGGAGGGCAGCAACAACGTTTATGTATCGCTCGTTGTTTAGCAATCGAACCGGATGTAATCTTAATGGATGAACCAACTAGTGCACTTGATCCTATTTCAACATTAAAAGTAGAAGAGTTAGTTCAAGAATTGAAAAAAGAATACAGCATTATTATTGTAACGCATAATATGCAGCAAGCAGCTCGTATTTCTGATAAAACAGCTTTCTTCTTAAATGGAGAAGTAGTAGAGTACGCGAATACAGACAAAATTTTCTCTAATCCATCTGATAAGAGAACAGAAGACTACATTACAGGTCGTTTCGGTTAA
- the phoU gene encoding phosphate signaling complex protein PhoU, whose translation MAIRGQFQFDLDAMRDKLIELGSLAEISLEKSMDTLSTQNIEKALQVMEEDDKVDRLEEEINDFAILLIAKQQPVAIDLRRIIVAIKIATDVERIADFGVNIAKSTIRIGQNTDYIIPLDNIKKMHKIAIEMLSLSLKAYYDEDVVLAKKVADMDDQVDELYGKNIKELLSLMKDHPDKLPQITQLSFVCRYIERIADHTTNIAENVFYLVKGSHYELNQ comes from the coding sequence ATGGCTATTCGTGGACAGTTTCAATTCGACTTAGATGCAATGCGTGATAAATTAATAGAATTAGGTAGCTTAGCGGAAATCTCATTAGAAAAATCTATGGACACATTATCCACTCAAAATATAGAAAAAGCGTTACAAGTAATGGAAGAAGACGATAAAGTCGATCGCCTTGAAGAAGAAATTAATGACTTTGCAATACTTTTAATAGCTAAACAACAACCAGTAGCGATAGATTTACGTAGAATAATCGTTGCCATTAAAATTGCGACAGATGTAGAAAGAATTGCAGATTTTGGTGTGAATATTGCTAAGTCAACGATTCGAATTGGACAAAATACGGACTATATTATTCCTCTAGATAACATTAAAAAAATGCATAAAATAGCAATAGAGATGCTTTCTCTATCATTAAAAGCATATTACGATGAGGATGTAGTTCTAGCAAAGAAAGTTGCAGATATGGACGATCAAGTAGATGAACTTTATGGTAAAAATATTAAAGAATTATTGAGCTTGATGAAAGATCATCCTGATAAGTTACCGCAAATTACCCAATTATCATTTGTATGTCGTTACATTGAACGAATTGCGGACCATACGACAAACATTGCAGAGAATGTATTTTACCTTGTTAAAGGAAGTCACTACGAATTAAATCAATAA
- a CDS encoding MFS transporter, with translation MNNNKLPVKPPFYYGWIIVAIASMAIFFSGPGQTYSISIFVDAYLAHFGWSNTLISTMYLFATLLAGFLLFIVGRMVDKYGQRRMIVIVAILLAAACVFNAFLLGPAMLFIGFFLLRLFGQGSLTLLPGTLIPQWFVNKRGRALSFMAFGSFLSAAALPPFNAWLIDQVGWQISWLVWASLLFFLFVPLAFVFIRNRPEDVGLLPDGLTKEQVEKESKETGKSSIDEEAWTVKEAMRTRQFWMLLFCVAVPALVNTGIVFNFVPILAQSGISRTEAAFILSIMAIVSFPVTFLAGFIVERVQVNYIIALSFLGQIGIMFLLLTTNSYSAALIFGIARGIVGGFEAISIGIVWPNYFGRANVGGIKGVSSTVMVIGSAFGPLPFALAYDTFGGYEEVIYLMMLLPLVGMIFALASKKPSKEKLVLLKNVS, from the coding sequence ATGAATAATAACAAATTACCTGTTAAACCACCTTTTTATTATGGATGGATTATTGTCGCGATTGCTTCCATGGCAATCTTTTTCTCAGGACCTGGTCAGACATATTCCATTTCTATATTCGTTGATGCTTATTTGGCTCACTTCGGTTGGAGCAACACGTTAATTTCTACGATGTATTTATTTGCCACTTTACTAGCTGGATTTTTACTATTTATTGTAGGAAGAATGGTAGATAAATATGGTCAGCGTAGAATGATTGTAATAGTAGCAATATTACTAGCGGCCGCATGTGTTTTTAATGCATTCTTATTAGGCCCGGCTATGTTATTTATAGGATTTTTCTTATTAAGGTTATTCGGTCAAGGATCACTTACGTTATTACCTGGTACACTTATTCCTCAATGGTTTGTAAACAAAAGAGGTAGAGCATTAAGCTTTATGGCTTTTGGAAGTTTTTTAAGTGCAGCGGCATTACCTCCATTTAATGCGTGGTTAATTGACCAAGTCGGTTGGCAGATTTCTTGGTTAGTTTGGGCTTCTTTATTATTCTTCTTATTTGTTCCTCTTGCTTTTGTATTTATCCGTAATCGACCAGAAGATGTTGGGTTGTTGCCAGATGGATTGACGAAAGAACAAGTGGAAAAAGAAAGCAAAGAGACAGGGAAGTCTTCTATTGATGAAGAGGCATGGACGGTAAAAGAAGCAATGAGAACTAGACAATTTTGGATGCTGTTGTTTTGTGTAGCTGTACCTGCTCTTGTTAATACAGGTATTGTATTTAATTTTGTTCCGATTTTAGCACAGAGTGGTATCAGCCGGACGGAAGCAGCATTTATATTAAGTATAATGGCTATAGTTTCTTTCCCTGTAACATTTTTAGCAGGATTTATTGTAGAGAGAGTACAGGTTAATTACATAATTGCTCTATCCTTTTTGGGCCAAATTGGAATTATGTTTTTATTACTTACGACAAACTCCTATTCAGCAGCTTTAATATTCGGTATTGCAAGAGGAATTGTTGGTGGTTTTGAAGCTATAAGCATTGGTATTGTTTGGCCTAATTACTTTGGTCGAGCAAATGTTGGTGGAATAAAAGGAGTATCATCGACTGTCATGGTTATAGGCTCAGCATTCGGACCTTTGCCGTTTGCGCTAGCGTATGATACGTTTGGTGGCTATGAAGAGGTAATTTATTTAATGATGCTACTTCCGTTAGTTGGAATGATTTTTGCGCTTGCTTCTAAGAAACCTTCTAAAGAAAAATTAGTATTATTGAAAAATGTTTCATAA
- a CDS encoding universal stress protein produces MFKNILLAADASENSLRAAEKALELAKLVNGSKITLIYVVDGKTSKSDVLRSWDLDGIKHKREEKMRAIEVKANEANVQYEVLIVRGEPAETIYEYANNNKMDIVIIGSRGLNPLQEMVLGSVSHKVMKRAECPVMVVK; encoded by the coding sequence ATGTTTAAGAATATCTTATTAGCAGCAGACGCTTCTGAAAATTCATTGCGAGCAGCAGAAAAAGCGTTAGAGTTAGCAAAATTGGTAAATGGATCTAAAATTACTCTAATCTATGTAGTAGATGGGAAGACTTCCAAAAGCGATGTATTAAGAAGTTGGGATTTAGATGGTATTAAGCATAAACGAGAAGAAAAAATGCGAGCAATCGAAGTTAAAGCAAACGAAGCAAATGTACAATATGAAGTATTAATTGTGCGTGGCGAACCAGCAGAAACGATTTATGAATATGCAAACAACAATAAGATGGATATAGTAATAATCGGTAGTAGGGGTCTTAATCCATTACAAGAAATGGTATTAGGTAGTGTAAGTCATAAAGTGATGAAAAGAGCAGAATGTCCTGTAATGGTAGTAAAATAA
- a CDS encoding SulP family inorganic anion transporter, whose product MNLANMRQEWFGNVRGDVLAGMTVAFALIPEAIAFSIIAGVDPMVGLYASFCIAVVIAFTGGRPGMISAATGAMALLMITLVAEHGVEYLFAATILTGIIQILMGVFKLGKYLSFLPQAVIIGFVNALAILIFMAQIPYFMPEEGGSFLMVGLVLATLAIIYILPRFTKAIPSALAAIVVITAITVFSGGMGLATVGDQGAITKTLPFFHIPMVELSFQTLMIILPVALTLSIVGNLESLLTATIVDEMTDTKSNKNREMKGQGIANIVTGFFGGMAGCAMIGQSVINVKSGGRGRLSSLIAGVFLLFLIIVLGDVVIQIPMAALVGVMIMVSIGTFDWQSLRELNKIPRPDALVMVVTVAIVVYTHDLAKGVLAGVVLSALIFGWKMAKIKAVSSMDNERKVYKIQGQMFFGTMAHFIDLFDYQNDPKEVVFDFSGSHVWDQSAVTAIAKAKLKYERFGKKVIIIGLNEESQELVNKIGLSAPSGH is encoded by the coding sequence ATGAACTTAGCAAACATGAGACAAGAATGGTTTGGAAACGTTCGTGGGGATGTTTTAGCAGGTATGACAGTTGCCTTTGCTTTAATTCCTGAGGCGATTGCATTCTCAATCATTGCAGGAGTAGACCCTATGGTAGGGCTATATGCTTCGTTCTGTATCGCTGTAGTAATCGCATTTACCGGTGGACGACCTGGTATGATTTCAGCAGCAACAGGTGCGATGGCATTATTAATGATTACCCTTGTAGCTGAACACGGGGTAGAGTATTTATTTGCGGCAACAATATTAACGGGTATTATTCAGATACTGATGGGTGTATTTAAACTAGGAAAATATTTATCTTTCTTACCGCAGGCTGTAATAATAGGTTTCGTTAATGCGCTAGCTATATTAATATTTATGGCGCAAATCCCGTACTTCATGCCTGAAGAGGGCGGATCTTTCTTAATGGTAGGATTAGTACTTGCGACACTTGCAATTATTTATATTTTACCACGATTTACAAAAGCAATTCCTTCTGCACTAGCTGCAATTGTAGTTATAACGGCAATTACAGTATTTAGTGGCGGTATGGGGCTAGCAACTGTTGGAGATCAAGGAGCTATAACGAAAACATTACCGTTCTTCCATATTCCGATGGTCGAGTTATCTTTTCAAACTTTAATGATTATTTTACCTGTGGCATTAACTCTATCAATTGTAGGTAACTTAGAGTCATTACTAACAGCAACAATCGTAGATGAAATGACAGATACAAAGAGTAATAAAAACCGTGAAATGAAGGGACAAGGTATCGCAAACATTGTTACAGGTTTCTTCGGTGGTATGGCTGGTTGTGCAATGATAGGCCAATCAGTTATAAATGTTAAATCAGGTGGTCGAGGAAGATTATCCTCTTTAATTGCCGGTGTATTTTTATTATTCTTGATTATTGTATTAGGTGACGTAGTTATTCAAATACCTATGGCAGCCCTTGTTGGTGTTATGATCATGGTTTCTATTGGAACGTTTGACTGGCAGTCATTACGTGAATTAAACAAAATCCCAAGACCGGATGCACTAGTTATGGTTGTTACAGTAGCAATCGTGGTTTATACTCACGATTTAGCAAAAGGTGTATTAGCAGGGGTAGTGCTAAGTGCTTTAATATTCGGTTGGAAGATGGCGAAAATTAAAGCTGTTTCCTCTATGGATAATGAAAGAAAAGTATATAAAATCCAAGGACAAATGTTCTTTGGAACAATGGCTCACTTTATCGACTTGTTTGATTACCAAAACGATCCAAAAGAAGTAGTATTCGATTTTAGTGGATCTCACGTTTGGGACCAATCAGCTGTTACAGCAATTGCAAAAGCAAAACTAAAGTATGAAAGATTCGGTAAAAAAGTAATTATTATTGGATTAAATGAAGAGAGTCAAGAATTAGTGAATAAAATTGGCTTATCTGCTCCTTCAGGACATTAA
- a CDS encoding class I SAM-dependent methyltransferase, translating to MLELTDERVIPEKMKPMNGLLLEHLARYQFSIPHLYGRVLDFACGSGYGTHMMAKAAKKKISAVVGVDINKEVIEYAKHTYYHPLSSFQIEDVVDKNLPEKLGLFDCIISFETIEHVKGEEQFLSNVYAMLKPGGTLILSTPFGQGRGKPCGSNFHVHQLTREEFFALFNHYQNVQFFYQKGPLIVPKDNSTDYPLGIVICKK from the coding sequence TTGCTTGAACTAACAGATGAACGAGTAATCCCCGAGAAAATGAAACCAATGAATGGGTTACTATTAGAACATTTAGCTAGATACCAATTTAGTATTCCTCACCTTTATGGCCGTGTATTAGATTTTGCATGTGGTTCAGGTTATGGTACCCACATGATGGCCAAAGCAGCAAAAAAGAAAATTAGTGCAGTTGTTGGAGTAGACATAAATAAAGAAGTCATTGAATATGCCAAACATACGTATTACCACCCACTTTCTTCTTTTCAAATAGAGGATGTAGTGGACAAAAACCTCCCTGAAAAGCTCGGACTTTTCGATTGTATAATTAGTTTTGAAACCATTGAGCATGTTAAAGGAGAAGAACAATTTTTATCAAATGTGTATGCAATGTTAAAACCTGGAGGCACCCTTATCTTGTCCACTCCTTTCGGCCAAGGAAGAGGTAAACCATGTGGATCTAACTTTCATGTGCATCAATTAACAAGAGAAGAGTTCTTTGCATTATTTAATCATTATCAAAATGTACAATTTTTTTATCAAAAAGGTCCCTTAATTGTCCCGAAGGATAATAGTACAGACTATCCGCTTGGAATAGTCATTTGCAAAAAATAA
- a CDS encoding helix-turn-helix domain-containing protein has protein sequence MTQEIMTISQVAEYLQISEMTTYKLVQEGKIPAFKIGRHWRVKKDDLMALIEELKNGKKI, from the coding sequence ATGACCCAAGAGATTATGACCATCTCACAAGTAGCAGAATATTTGCAAATTAGCGAAATGACAACATACAAACTAGTGCAAGAAGGAAAAATTCCTGCCTTTAAAATTGGAAGACATTGGCGAGTTAAAAAAGATGACTTAATGGCTTTAATTGAAGAACTAAAAAACGGGAAAAAAATATAA
- a CDS encoding universal stress protein has translation MFKKILLASDGSEHSKRAAEKAIQVATCDKSSTLEIVFVLDGDQAKSSVLQNWNSIELEETKTKKVGWIVEQAKAANVTYSVKRLHGEPGPTIVKYANEQNFDLVVIGSRGLNTLQEFVLGSVSHKVAKRANCPVMIIK, from the coding sequence ATGTTCAAAAAAATATTACTCGCTTCAGACGGCTCGGAACATTCAAAAAGAGCTGCAGAAAAAGCAATCCAAGTAGCAACTTGTGATAAAAGCTCAACATTGGAAATAGTGTTTGTTTTAGATGGTGATCAAGCGAAGTCAAGTGTGCTACAAAATTGGAACTCCATTGAATTAGAAGAAACAAAAACGAAAAAAGTCGGTTGGATTGTCGAGCAAGCTAAGGCGGCGAATGTTACTTATTCAGTTAAAAGGTTGCACGGGGAACCTGGGCCGACAATAGTTAAGTATGCAAACGAACAAAATTTCGATTTAGTCGTTATCGGAAGTAGAGGCTTAAATACATTACAAGAATTTGTTTTGGGAAGTGTAAGTCATAAAGTAGCCAAACGCGCAAACTGTCCTGTTATGATTATAAAATAA